A single window of Hemibagrus wyckioides isolate EC202008001 linkage group LG28, SWU_Hwy_1.0, whole genome shotgun sequence DNA harbors:
- the si:ch211-202f5.3 gene encoding uncharacterized protein si:ch211-202f5.3: MNLSLDNPYGDVSIPRAKLRSYDDSSTVIINPMALESSYNGNASQNPYGSFKVSGGDAPSGVPVYGQSKGTNLNSNYTVKEDEEQVSRCYACCCRCRRRK, encoded by the coding sequence ATGAATCTCTCATTGGACAACCCTTATGGTGACGTCAGCATTCCCAGAGCCAAGCTGCGCTCGTATGACGACTCCAGCACGGTCATCATCAACCCCATGGCGCTGGAGAGCTCGTACAATGGGAACGCTTCCCAAAACCCGTACGGCAGTTTTAAGGTCTCGGGAGGGGACGCTCCATCCGGCGTGCCCGTCTACGGTCAGTCTAAAGGCACCAATCTGAACAGTAACTACACCGTCAAGGAGGACGAGGAGCAGGTGAGCCGCTGCTACGCTTGCTGCTGCCGCTGTCGCAGGAGGAAGTGA